From the genome of Halomonas sp. MCCC 1A13316, one region includes:
- a CDS encoding general stress protein has product MAQRNQNPGNFANDPQKASQAGQKGGQRSSGNFANDPEKASQAGQKGGQRSSGNFANDPQKASQAGQKGGQHSGGNFANDRQKASEAGRKGGKNS; this is encoded by the coding sequence ATGGCACAGCGTAACCAGAACCCTGGCAACTTCGCCAACGACCCGCAGAAAGCCTCACAGGCTGGTCAGAAAGGCGGACAGCGCAGCAGCGGCAATTTCGCCAACGACCCGGAGAAGGCCTCTCAGGCCGGCCAAAAAGGCGGGCAGCGCAGCAGTGGCAACTTCGCCAACGACCCGCAGAAGGCCTCTCAGGCCGGCCAGAAAGGCGGGCAGCATAGCGGTGGCAACTTTGCCAACGACCGTCAGAAGGCCTCCGAAGCCGGTCGCAAAGGCGGCAAGAACAGCTGA
- a CDS encoding ATP-grasp domain-containing protein has product MKRNIYVVALEDHQRQELETLRHSDGFNVHSLLSVKTAVESERFSFDALLEEARRKLKEFDGSIDAIVAQWDFPTSVMVPILCREYGIPSPSVESVLKCEHKYWSRLEQQKVIPEVVPEFCGVDPFAENPLSQVTLDYPFWIKPVKAFSSHLGFKIENEEQFHEAIKEIREGIRQLGDPFNEALRHAELPPEIQEMDGNSCIAEQLVAGVQGAPEGTVYRGEFNVHGIISQPNTEASDAPYDRIEYPSHLPETLHHKMVEVSKKFLEHIGYDNGCFNAEFLWDEDKDQLWLIEVNTRISQSHSEIFIMVDGMSNHEVAVDIALGERPSLVNRQGEYPAAAKCFIPYKHEDGIVRRVPSEEEIEELKRRYPGTMVRLDVEPGDRLGELMHQDSFSYRLGTLYIAGEDHDQIEERYKACLDELKFEIEPVQD; this is encoded by the coding sequence ATGAAGCGGAACATTTATGTCGTAGCGCTGGAAGACCATCAGCGCCAGGAACTCGAGACCCTGCGCCATTCCGATGGGTTCAACGTACACAGCCTGTTGTCCGTCAAGACAGCTGTGGAGTCGGAGCGTTTCTCTTTCGATGCGTTACTGGAGGAGGCGCGCCGCAAGCTCAAGGAGTTCGATGGCTCCATCGATGCCATTGTGGCGCAGTGGGACTTTCCCACCAGCGTCATGGTCCCCATCCTGTGTCGGGAATATGGCATCCCGTCACCCTCGGTCGAGAGCGTGCTCAAGTGCGAGCACAAGTACTGGAGTCGACTGGAACAGCAGAAGGTCATTCCCGAAGTGGTGCCCGAGTTCTGCGGTGTCGACCCCTTTGCGGAGAATCCGCTCTCGCAGGTCACGCTCGACTATCCCTTCTGGATCAAGCCGGTCAAGGCCTTCTCTTCTCACCTAGGATTCAAAATCGAGAACGAAGAGCAGTTCCACGAGGCAATCAAGGAGATTCGCGAGGGGATTCGACAGCTGGGCGATCCGTTCAATGAAGCACTTCGCCATGCGGAGTTGCCACCGGAAATCCAGGAGATGGATGGCAACTCCTGTATCGCAGAGCAGCTTGTAGCGGGAGTCCAGGGGGCACCGGAAGGGACAGTATATCGGGGTGAGTTCAATGTGCATGGCATCATATCTCAGCCGAATACGGAGGCGAGTGATGCGCCATACGATCGTATTGAATACCCCAGCCATCTTCCCGAAACGCTGCATCACAAGATGGTCGAGGTATCCAAGAAATTTCTGGAACATATCGGCTATGACAACGGCTGCTTCAATGCCGAATTCCTGTGGGACGAGGATAAGGATCAGCTGTGGCTGATCGAGGTCAATACTCGAATCTCACAGTCCCACAGCGAGATCTTCATCATGGTCGACGGCATGTCGAATCACGAAGTCGCCGTCGATATCGCATTAGGTGAGCGCCCCTCGCTGGTCAACCGCCAGGGAGAGTATCCTGCCGCCGCCAAATGCTTCATACCCTACAAGCATGAGGATGGCATCGTGCGGCGGGTACCGAGCGAGGAAGAGATCGAGGAACTCAAGCGACGCTACCCTGGCACCATGGTACGGCTCGATGTGGAGCCGGGCGATCGCCTCGGGGAGCTGATGCACCAGGACAGCTTTAGCTATCGCCTGGGAACCCTCTACATTGCGGGTGAGGATCACGATCAGATCGAGGAGCGCTACAAGGCGTGCCTTGATGAGTTGAAATTCGAGATCGAACCCGTACAGGACTGA
- a CDS encoding ferritin-like domain-containing protein: MGTQPQTPKHLEDWLRDAHAMEKQAEKMLEAQASRIEHYPQLKTRIEQHLTETRGQAEKIEQCISLLGTDLSAVKDIGGKLAAFGQGMGGMMASDEVVKGGLASYAFEHFEIASYKALIQAAEKASKPEIARICEEILREEEAMAQWLAEHLDDTTRQFLERSEDDQLTAKK, translated from the coding sequence ATGGGTACCCAACCGCAGACACCCAAACATCTTGAAGACTGGCTACGTGACGCCCACGCCATGGAAAAACAGGCGGAGAAGATGCTGGAGGCCCAGGCCAGCCGGATCGAACATTATCCGCAGCTGAAGACCCGCATCGAACAGCACCTGACCGAAACCCGTGGCCAGGCGGAGAAGATCGAACAGTGCATTTCGCTGCTCGGTACCGATCTGTCAGCAGTAAAAGATATCGGCGGCAAGCTGGCCGCATTCGGCCAAGGCATGGGCGGCATGATGGCAAGCGATGAAGTGGTCAAGGGTGGCCTGGCCAGCTACGCCTTCGAGCACTTCGAGATTGCCAGCTATAAGGCCTTGATTCAGGCGGCGGAGAAAGCTTCAAAGCCGGAAATCGCGCGAATCTGCGAAGAGATTCTTCGCGAAGAGGAAGCCATGGCCCAGTGGCTGGCCGAGCATCTCGACGATACCACCCGGCAGTTCCTCGAACGCTCCGAGGATGACCAGCTCACCGCCAAGAAATGA
- a CDS encoding CocE/NonD family hydrolase translates to MSVVESFPYQVREIENVFIPMRDGAQLAARIWLPEEAERTPMPAIMEYIPYRKRDITRGRDATNHAYLAGHGYVCIRVDMRGSGDSDGVLTDEYTQQEQEDGVDAIAWLAEQPWCDGNVGMMGISWGGFNSLQVAAKRPPALKAIISICSSDDLYADNMHYMGGCLLGDNLSEATVMFAFNTLPPDPVIVGNRWRDMWFDRMENSGLWLEQWVENQRRNAYWSTSSVCEYYSAIECPVYAIGGWADGFTNTVLRLMQHLEVPRKGLIGPWGHKYPHQGLPGPAIGFLQETLRWWDYWLKGKDNGIMDEPMLRAWEQDSIPPDTSYSERPGRWIGESGWPSDNISLRRYGLGPYTIAMGEGHGGPHQRDEHESSLALQSPLSVGLFAGKWCSYAATPDLPGDQREEDGGSLIFSSRQLAEPLDIFGMPVVELELSSDKPQAMLAVRLSDVAPDGKSTRVTYGLLNLSHRDSDANPEPLVPHRRYRVRIPMNGIAQRFPAGHQLRLSVSTSYWPLAWLPPEPAQVEIYPSSCALVLPERKPGEEDARLPAFDEPEEAPPLETHTFEASEHNWLLHRDLATKESTLEVVNDQGHFRIEDIGTEIRRSTREWYTTLNDDFTSARGETYTERSFKRDDWNVEIYTRSILSCDESNFFIHAQLDAYEDDYRVFSKNWEKVVPRDHM, encoded by the coding sequence GTGAGTGTCGTAGAGTCGTTTCCCTACCAGGTTCGCGAGATCGAGAACGTCTTCATCCCGATGCGCGACGGCGCGCAGCTGGCCGCAAGGATCTGGCTGCCCGAGGAGGCCGAGCGCACGCCGATGCCGGCGATCATGGAATACATCCCTTACCGCAAGCGCGATATCACGCGCGGGCGGGATGCCACCAATCATGCCTACCTGGCCGGACACGGTTATGTCTGCATTCGGGTCGACATGCGCGGCAGCGGCGATTCGGATGGCGTTCTGACCGACGAGTACACCCAGCAGGAGCAGGAGGATGGCGTCGACGCCATCGCCTGGCTCGCCGAGCAGCCTTGGTGTGACGGTAACGTCGGCATGATGGGCATCTCCTGGGGGGGCTTCAATAGCCTGCAGGTGGCGGCCAAGCGGCCGCCGGCACTCAAGGCGATCATCAGCATCTGCTCGAGCGATGACCTGTATGCTGACAACATGCATTACATGGGGGGTTGTCTGCTCGGCGACAACCTGTCGGAAGCCACGGTGATGTTCGCCTTCAATACCCTGCCGCCGGACCCTGTGATCGTCGGCAACCGCTGGCGCGACATGTGGTTCGATCGCATGGAGAACAGCGGGCTGTGGCTTGAGCAGTGGGTCGAGAACCAGCGACGTAACGCCTACTGGTCGACCAGTTCGGTTTGTGAGTACTACTCGGCCATTGAGTGCCCGGTGTATGCCATCGGCGGCTGGGCCGATGGCTTCACCAATACCGTGCTGCGATTGATGCAGCATCTCGAGGTGCCGCGCAAGGGGCTGATCGGCCCTTGGGGGCACAAGTATCCCCACCAGGGGCTTCCCGGGCCGGCCATCGGTTTCCTGCAGGAAACCCTGCGCTGGTGGGACTACTGGCTCAAGGGCAAGGACAACGGCATCATGGATGAACCCATGCTGCGTGCCTGGGAGCAAGACAGCATCCCACCCGATACTTCCTATTCCGAACGCCCTGGACGCTGGATCGGGGAGTCGGGCTGGCCGTCCGATAACATAAGCCTGAGACGCTACGGACTGGGCCCTTATACCATTGCCATGGGGGAAGGGCATGGCGGTCCGCACCAGCGCGACGAGCACGAAAGTTCGCTGGCGCTGCAGTCGCCGCTGAGCGTCGGACTGTTCGCCGGTAAATGGTGCTCCTATGCCGCCACGCCCGATCTGCCCGGGGATCAGCGCGAAGAGGATGGCGGTTCGTTGATTTTCAGTAGCCGACAGCTGGCGGAACCGCTCGATATCTTCGGCATGCCCGTGGTTGAGCTCGAGCTCTCGAGCGACAAGCCACAGGCCATGCTGGCCGTGCGTCTCTCCGATGTGGCGCCGGACGGCAAGTCGACTCGGGTTACCTATGGCCTGCTCAACCTGTCGCATCGCGACAGCGACGCCAACCCCGAGCCGCTGGTGCCGCACCGGCGCTACCGGGTTCGCATCCCGATGAACGGTATCGCTCAGCGTTTCCCTGCAGGTCACCAGTTGCGCCTGTCCGTGTCGACCTCCTACTGGCCACTGGCCTGGTTACCGCCGGAGCCGGCCCAGGTCGAGATCTACCCGAGCAGCTGTGCCCTGGTGCTACCGGAGCGAAAGCCGGGCGAGGAGGACGCACGACTGCCGGCGTTCGATGAGCCCGAGGAAGCGCCGCCGCTTGAGACCCACACCTTCGAAGCCAGTGAACACAACTGGCTACTGCACCGCGACCTGGCGACCAAGGAGTCGACTCTCGAGGTGGTCAACGATCAGGGTCACTTCCGCATCGAGGACATAGGCACCGAGATCCGTCGCAGCACGAGGGAGTGGTACACCACTCTCAATGACGATTTCACCTCGGCGCGAGGTGAAACCTATACCGAGCGTTCCTTCAAGCGCGACGACTGGAACGTGGAAATCTATACGCGCAGCATTCTGAGCTGTGATGAAAGCAATTTCTTCATTCACGCCCAGCTCGATGCCTACGAGGACGACTACCGGGTTTTCTCCAAGAACTGGGAAAAGGTGGTTCCGCGCGATCATATGTGA
- a CDS encoding LuxR C-terminal-related transcriptional regulator, whose product MAFAQKFIVADDHPLFRAALTQALRQLAPQAEIVEADTMEATCEVVIRHPDADLILLDLHMPGAHGFSGLIQLRGQTPDIPVAVVSGSDEPHVVRRAIDYGASGFIPKSSSLQLIAEAVGEILDGEVWLPQELADSLGDANEEETRFAEAIASLTPQQFRVLNMLTEGLLNKQIAYELNVSEATIKAHVTAILRKLGVHSRTQAVIAAQKLEVEPPKVES is encoded by the coding sequence ATGGCTTTTGCCCAGAAATTCATCGTTGCCGATGACCATCCGCTGTTCCGTGCAGCGCTGACGCAGGCGCTGCGCCAGCTGGCGCCACAGGCCGAGATCGTCGAGGCCGATACCATGGAGGCGACTTGCGAGGTCGTTATTCGCCACCCAGATGCTGATCTGATCCTGCTCGACCTGCACATGCCGGGCGCCCATGGCTTTTCCGGTCTGATCCAACTGCGGGGGCAGACACCGGACATTCCGGTGGCGGTGGTTTCCGGCAGCGACGAGCCCCATGTGGTGCGTCGCGCGATCGACTACGGGGCTTCAGGCTTCATTCCCAAGTCGTCATCGCTGCAGTTGATCGCCGAAGCGGTCGGCGAGATCCTCGACGGCGAGGTATGGTTGCCCCAGGAACTGGCCGACTCGCTGGGCGATGCCAACGAGGAAGAGACCCGTTTCGCCGAGGCTATCGCCTCCTTGACGCCGCAGCAATTCCGGGTGCTCAACATGCTCACCGAGGGCCTGCTCAACAAGCAGATCGCCTATGAGCTGAACGTCTCCGAGGCCACCATCAAGGCCCACGTCACCGCCATCCTGCGCAAGCTGGGCGTACATTCACGCACCCAGGCGGTCATCGCGGCCCAGAAGCTTGAGGTTGAGCCGCCCAAGGTGGAATCCTAG